One stretch of Eggerthella lenta DSM 2243 DNA includes these proteins:
- a CDS encoding EAL domain-containing protein — MEAMFGEVETLAYVIDSECRVVYFNKKMEVAFPHLETGMLCYQVLRGEPASCPDCPLILDHASKSRVYNQRIRSWIETEVSDIDWPGSGACHIFLSRVIDRPDLGAADPKPFDALTGLYTREAFFSAVSTAIQAYPERSYCLMAVDIEHFKLFNEWYGEEAGDLFLEEVGRLLGEAAAESGGVSGYLSGDDFCMLLPCDEGMIETLRARITQSALHHGKGMGFLPAFGLFRIDDRSLPVGIMYDRALLALASVKGNYAQRFRWYDDGMLREIKDDHSLLLEVQQALEKGEITFYAQPKCNLDTGKIVGLEALVRWMHPERGLIPPIQFIPMLERNGLITALDLHIWEEVFRALRAWVDAGQAPVPISVNVSRRDLYALDVLGTFEGLIEKYDIPPRLLAVEITESAYVEDCELIVDIVEGFHDLGISVHMDDFGSGYSSLGMLKDVNVDVLKLDMKLLDAIDAQSRKARSILEAIIGMANLLDIRVIAEGVETESQRQLLVKMGCLYGQGYFFYKPMPKAEFEPLIANRTKVDFRGIHADSIERFRIRDLIESRVLSDAMLDDILGPLVLYDLYDGEVELLSANEHYCQLNGVNAVDLHELRSTFARRAFESDWDEVMEAFEQARENVPNGAVVVVRRMRPDGSTAHLLVHLLFLREHEGHYLYLGSLRDVTRERQQARQLESSRRALSAATDASPRDPLLVALGEENRRTALALSAELSPGGMIGGYCEPEFPLYFANAAMVELLGYDTYEELAAGIDWRVGNTIHPDDLASVALDIGPEYYVGLEYTTTYRMARKDGTWFWTLDKGRVVEAEDGRLAIVSACTDITEVMAVQQQLAERNKLLISQNEELAFLNEDMPGGYHRCLDAPGCDFLYMSDRFLDMFGYTREEIKELFDDKYMLMVHPDDRDSVAKGVTALREGTAGSDPLEYRMRAKDGWRWVIDQSRFLEYDDTSFLQGVVVDVTETVELRDMMSMLIEHTSSDIVLLSWSDKEDVRVNVVACGASKKYGLSPEQYEDIIRGQLYLPSGDGGGRLVDEIVDKIDRGESLAIVDRPRFPGRENVWMHIEARRVGLESFERMALCLVTDVSSMKNQQQELWLTKRKLEGVLDQAGVQSWDWDINSNRLVLSRSELMDRIFAGLSRFEDDMLVVDGFDPETMEFRFVPPDYQQAFRDSFRGVRTARDRQRSVFEIPFTFEGEAPLWIEVSCETVRDEQDRPVRAVGYYLDMTDRRNESLQNKANSEALRQLRKKSFQLLKMAKTDALTGLHNRQAAIPKIEERLRAVEAGELGDASCALIMLDLDSFKLANDVFGHAYGDQVIVHVAEALKESFPGDVVCRMGGDEFLVWCEDVDEGALEDRIASALRAMEVERVEDGRTFLFSASAGYVLVPQEGFSFDDLYQKADSALFSVKMDGKRSCSRFWSGMKTVRCELAE, encoded by the coding sequence ATGGAGGCGATGTTCGGTGAAGTCGAAACTCTTGCCTACGTGATAGACAGTGAATGCCGCGTCGTCTACTTCAACAAGAAGATGGAGGTTGCGTTTCCTCATCTTGAAACGGGCATGCTTTGCTATCAGGTCTTGCGCGGCGAGCCCGCCTCTTGTCCGGATTGCCCGCTGATTCTTGACCACGCCAGCAAGAGCCGGGTCTACAACCAGCGCATCCGGAGTTGGATAGAGACAGAGGTGAGCGACATAGACTGGCCTGGCTCGGGCGCGTGCCACATTTTCCTGAGCCGTGTCATCGATCGGCCTGATTTGGGCGCGGCCGATCCGAAGCCTTTCGATGCCCTGACGGGCCTGTATACGCGCGAAGCGTTTTTCTCGGCGGTCTCCACTGCGATCCAAGCATATCCGGAGCGCTCGTATTGCCTGATGGCCGTTGACATCGAACATTTCAAGCTGTTCAACGAATGGTACGGCGAAGAGGCCGGAGATTTGTTTCTGGAAGAGGTGGGGAGGCTGCTCGGCGAGGCTGCAGCCGAGAGCGGCGGCGTTTCAGGCTATCTGAGCGGTGACGACTTCTGCATGCTGCTACCTTGCGACGAGGGCATGATCGAGACTCTGCGAGCCCGCATTACTCAAAGCGCGCTTCATCACGGCAAAGGCATGGGCTTTCTTCCCGCGTTCGGGCTGTTCCGCATTGACGATCGGTCCCTGCCCGTCGGCATCATGTACGATCGCGCGTTGCTGGCTTTGGCCTCGGTCAAGGGGAATTACGCTCAGCGTTTCCGATGGTACGACGATGGTATGCTCAGAGAGATCAAGGACGACCATTCGCTTTTGCTCGAAGTGCAGCAGGCTTTGGAGAAGGGCGAGATCACGTTCTACGCTCAGCCGAAATGCAACCTCGACACGGGCAAGATCGTGGGCCTCGAGGCTCTGGTTCGCTGGATGCACCCTGAGCGCGGGCTCATCCCGCCGATCCAGTTTATCCCCATGCTGGAGCGAAATGGGCTGATAACCGCGCTCGATCTGCATATTTGGGAGGAAGTGTTCCGCGCTCTGCGCGCGTGGGTGGACGCCGGCCAGGCGCCCGTGCCCATTTCCGTGAACGTGTCGCGCCGCGACCTGTATGCGCTCGATGTTTTGGGCACGTTCGAGGGATTGATCGAAAAGTATGATATTCCCCCTCGTCTGCTCGCCGTCGAAATCACCGAAAGCGCGTACGTCGAGGATTGCGAGCTGATCGTGGACATCGTCGAGGGTTTCCATGACCTGGGCATCTCCGTTCATATGGACGATTTTGGCAGCGGGTATTCGTCGCTTGGCATGCTGAAGGACGTGAACGTCGACGTCTTGAAACTGGACATGAAGCTGCTGGACGCGATAGACGCGCAAAGCCGCAAAGCCCGTAGCATTCTGGAAGCCATCATCGGTATGGCGAACTTGCTGGACATCCGCGTGATCGCGGAGGGGGTGGAAACCGAATCCCAACGGCAATTGCTGGTGAAGATGGGGTGCCTGTACGGGCAAGGGTACTTCTTCTACAAGCCCATGCCGAAGGCGGAGTTCGAGCCTTTGATTGCGAATCGGACGAAGGTTGATTTCCGCGGCATCCATGCGGACTCCATCGAGAGGTTCCGTATTCGCGACCTGATAGAGAGCAGGGTGCTCAGCGATGCCATGCTCGACGATATCCTGGGTCCCTTGGTGCTGTACGATCTGTACGATGGCGAAGTGGAGCTTCTGAGCGCCAACGAGCATTACTGTCAGCTGAACGGGGTTAACGCCGTTGACCTGCACGAGCTGCGTTCCACGTTCGCGCGTCGAGCGTTCGAGTCGGATTGGGACGAGGTCATGGAAGCGTTCGAGCAAGCTCGCGAGAACGTCCCGAATGGCGCGGTCGTCGTAGTGCGTCGTATGCGCCCGGACGGGTCGACCGCTCACCTGCTCGTCCATCTGCTGTTCCTGCGCGAGCACGAAGGCCACTACCTGTATCTGGGTTCGCTGAGGGATGTGACTCGCGAGCGGCAGCAGGCGCGTCAGCTGGAGTCCTCTCGTCGAGCGTTATCGGCTGCCACGGATGCTTCCCCGCGCGATCCGCTGCTCGTAGCGTTGGGGGAAGAGAACCGGCGAACCGCCCTGGCGCTTTCCGCCGAGCTTTCGCCCGGAGGCATGATCGGAGGATACTGCGAGCCAGAGTTCCCGCTGTACTTCGCCAACGCTGCTATGGTGGAGCTTCTGGGTTACGACACGTACGAGGAACTGGCTGCGGGCATCGATTGGCGCGTGGGAAACACCATACATCCGGACGATCTGGCCTCGGTTGCGCTCGACATCGGGCCCGAGTATTACGTGGGGCTCGAGTACACTACCACGTACCGCATGGCTCGCAAGGACGGGACGTGGTTCTGGACGCTCGACAAAGGCCGGGTGGTCGAAGCGGAAGACGGCAGGCTTGCCATCGTGAGCGCTTGCACCGACATCACCGAAGTCATGGCAGTGCAACAGCAGCTTGCCGAGCGAAACAAATTGTTGATCAGTCAAAACGAAGAGCTTGCATTCCTGAATGAAGATATGCCCGGTGGCTATCATCGCTGCCTCGACGCTCCCGGGTGCGATTTCCTGTACATGAGCGACCGCTTTCTGGACATGTTCGGCTACACGCGCGAAGAGATAAAGGAGCTGTTCGACGACAAGTACATGCTCATGGTGCACCCGGACGACCGCGACAGCGTGGCCAAAGGCGTGACCGCGCTCAGGGAGGGCACTGCGGGGTCGGATCCGTTGGAGTACCGCATGAGAGCCAAGGACGGCTGGCGCTGGGTGATCGACCAGAGCCGTTTCTTGGAATACGATGACACCTCGTTCCTGCAGGGCGTCGTAGTGGACGTGACGGAAACCGTGGAGCTGCGCGACATGATGAGCATGCTGATCGAGCACACCTCGAGCGACATCGTGCTGCTGTCATGGTCCGACAAAGAGGACGTCCGCGTGAACGTGGTGGCGTGCGGTGCGTCGAAGAAGTACGGGCTCTCGCCCGAGCAGTACGAGGATATCATTCGCGGCCAGCTGTACCTTCCGAGCGGAGACGGGGGCGGGCGCCTGGTCGACGAGATTGTCGACAAGATCGATCGAGGCGAGAGCTTGGCGATTGTGGATCGACCGCGCTTTCCCGGGCGCGAGAACGTCTGGATGCACATTGAGGCTCGCCGCGTGGGCCTCGAGTCCTTTGAGCGTATGGCGTTGTGTTTGGTCACCGATGTGTCTTCTATGAAGAACCAGCAACAGGAGCTGTGGCTCACCAAGCGAAAGCTGGAGGGGGTTCTGGATCAAGCCGGCGTCCAAAGCTGGGACTGGGACATCAACAGCAATCGCTTGGTGCTCTCGCGCAGCGAGCTTATGGATCGTATATTCGCAGGTCTGAGCCGCTTCGAGGACGATATGCTGGTCGTGGACGGGTTCGACCCCGAGACTATGGAGTTCCGCTTCGTGCCGCCCGACTACCAGCAGGCGTTCAGGGACTCGTTTCGGGGCGTGCGCACTGCTCGCGATCGACAGCGCTCGGTGTTTGAGATCCCGTTCACGTTCGAAGGCGAGGCGCCCTTGTGGATCGAAGTCTCGTGCGAGACGGTGCGCGACGAGCAGGATCGGCCTGTCCGTGCGGTGGGATACTACCTTGACATGACCGATCGCAGAAACGAATCCTTGCAGAACAAAGCGAACTCCGAGGCGTTGCGGCAGCTGCGAAAAAAGAGCTTCCAGCTGCTCAAGATGGCGAAGACCGATGCGTTGACCGGGTTGCATAACCGCCAGGCGGCCATCCCGAAGATAGAGGAGCGCCTACGCGCGGTCGAGGCGGGCGAGCTGGGCGATGCTTCGTGTGCGCTGATCATGTTGGATCTGGACTCCTTCAAGCTGGCCAACGACGTGTTCGGGCACGCGTACGGCGATCAGGTTATCGTGCATGTGGCCGAGGCTCTGAAGGAGTCGTTCCCTGGCGACGTCGTCTGCCGTATGGGTGGGGACGAGTTCCTGGTGTGGTGCGAGGACGTGGACGAGGGAGCGTTGGAGGATAGGATCGCCTCTGCGCTGCGTGCCATGGAGGTCGAACGCGTTGAGGACGGTCGAACGTTCCTGTTCTCGGCGTCGGCCGGTTACGTGCTGGTTCCGCAGGAGGGCTTCTCGTTCGACGACTTATATCAGAAAGCGGATTCGGCGCTGTTTTCGGTCAAGATGGACGGCAAGCGCTCCTGCTCGCGATTCTGGTCTGGGATGAAGACCGTTCGCTGCGAGTTGGCCGAGTGA
- a CDS encoding MFS transporter, whose product MQGKPLVLLLSVLYGSAFIAGFNENLVNMALVSIMAEYGVDSVTAQWLVTGYMIVATVVVTCMAFLYRRFHVRTLFFGAAGLSIVGSAMGLVAPSFELLLVARLVQAVGTGIFIPLMMNTILVVTPKNKLGTYLSVGGCMITFGPAFAPVVCGALVTAFGWHSIFVVPIVAMAVLAVLGFFYMKNLETHEAHLDVLSVVLSAVALTVLSFGLTQLTTDGVLAVAALVLAAAMVAVFVVRQLRCAHPLIDLAPMKNRAFWPAIILVTIAMMSMFSMSVLLPLYFEGAAGMTAFAAGLVILVPVLANAGATLLGGRIMDKRGEWPLLPLGFGGIAVGFIALVAVAPQLSVPAVFAAMLVMYVAVGFIFSPSQTAGLRALPPRQNPFGVALMTTFVQIAACIGPSLYIGIMSSGQAGAAASGASAAQATADGFALAMAVAAAIGVVGFALALAYARAARKRAAVQAVERAAQPQALSVLASIMEADPYTLPAATPVREAMRAFVDLRVGGLPLVDEQGHPAGFVSDGDVMRYLADKHPLITGSYSLVEAANSQTFDERLRELIELPVSAIATDKLVAIEAGSSLEEVCNLLATRRLKKVPVVRDGAIVGTVNRSDVLRYAMDTCLQGV is encoded by the coding sequence ATGCAAGGGAAACCTCTTGTGCTGCTGCTGTCCGTCTTGTACGGCAGCGCGTTCATTGCGGGGTTCAACGAGAACCTCGTCAACATGGCGCTCGTGTCCATCATGGCGGAGTACGGCGTCGACTCCGTGACGGCTCAGTGGCTGGTCACCGGCTATATGATCGTGGCCACCGTCGTGGTCACGTGCATGGCGTTTCTCTATCGGCGCTTCCATGTGCGCACGCTGTTCTTCGGCGCGGCCGGCTTGAGCATCGTCGGCTCCGCGATGGGGCTCGTCGCTCCCAGCTTCGAGCTGCTGCTGGTCGCGCGCCTCGTGCAGGCGGTGGGCACGGGCATCTTCATCCCGCTTATGATGAACACCATCCTCGTGGTCACGCCGAAGAACAAGCTGGGCACGTACCTGTCCGTCGGCGGCTGCATGATCACGTTCGGCCCCGCGTTCGCCCCGGTGGTGTGCGGCGCGCTGGTGACGGCGTTCGGATGGCACAGCATTTTCGTCGTGCCCATCGTGGCGATGGCGGTGCTGGCCGTGCTCGGCTTCTTCTACATGAAGAACCTCGAAACGCACGAAGCGCATCTCGACGTGCTGTCGGTGGTCCTTTCCGCCGTGGCGCTGACCGTGTTGTCGTTCGGTTTGACGCAGCTGACCACCGACGGTGTTCTGGCTGTCGCCGCCCTTGTGCTGGCGGCGGCCATGGTTGCAGTGTTCGTGGTGCGCCAGCTGCGATGCGCGCATCCGCTCATCGATTTGGCGCCGATGAAGAATCGCGCGTTCTGGCCGGCGATCATTCTGGTGACCATCGCGATGATGAGCATGTTCTCGATGAGCGTGCTGCTGCCGCTGTACTTCGAAGGCGCGGCGGGCATGACCGCCTTCGCCGCTGGTCTGGTGATCCTCGTTCCCGTGCTGGCGAACGCGGGCGCCACGCTGCTGGGCGGCCGCATCATGGACAAACGAGGCGAATGGCCTTTGCTGCCTCTGGGCTTCGGCGGCATCGCCGTCGGCTTCATCGCGTTGGTGGCGGTTGCGCCGCAGCTGTCCGTGCCGGCGGTGTTCGCGGCCATGCTGGTGATGTACGTGGCGGTGGGCTTCATCTTCTCGCCCTCGCAGACGGCGGGCCTGCGTGCGCTGCCGCCTCGGCAGAATCCGTTCGGCGTGGCGCTCATGACCACGTTCGTGCAGATCGCCGCCTGCATCGGGCCATCGCTGTACATCGGCATCATGTCGTCGGGCCAAGCGGGCGCTGCGGCTTCGGGCGCGTCTGCAGCGCAGGCGACCGCAGACGGGTTCGCGCTTGCGATGGCAGTGGCCGCGGCCATCGGCGTCGTTGGGTTCGCCTTAGCGCTGGCGTATGCTCGCGCGGCGCGGAAGCGTGCGGCCGTGCAGGCCGTGGAACGCGCGGCGCAGCCCCAGGCGCTGTCGGTGCTTGCGTCCATCATGGAGGCTGACCCCTACACGCTGCCGGCCGCCACGCCGGTGCGCGAGGCGATGCGCGCGTTCGTGGATTTGAGGGTCGGCGGGTTGCCGCTGGTGGACGAGCAGGGGCATCCGGCGGGCTTCGTGTCCGACGGCGACGTGATGCGCTACCTGGCCGACAAGCATCCGCTGATCACGGGATCGTATTCGCTGGTGGAAGCCGCCAACAGCCAGACGTTCGACGAGCGCCTGCGCGAGCTCATCGAGCTTCCGGTGAGCGCGATCGCCACCGACAAGCTGGTGGCCATCGAGGCCGGATCGTCGCTGGAAGAGGTGTGCAACCTGTTGGCCACGCGCCGTTTGAAGAAAGTGCCGGTGGTGCGCGACGGCGCGATCGTGGGCACCGTCAACCGCTCCGACGTGCTGCGCTACGCGATGGACACCTGCCTGCAGGGAGTGTAG
- a CDS encoding endonuclease domain-containing protein: MPYAAAAAACAPAEHATPAAARGPTRAPPAPVLQQIVLGVAQITRYARFFDTAISFDLGFLSFLPITSLNNRAYRAISANRLPILLSTTYHEPMEPTLCHTSALEYWRSVRIGQRSFRAIEDTRPLLDEPPRKGSLAEPGPWWLERPLHVLVPHNSVRRASNEAVSHVEGGTLPPRSTLDSMNGFRVCSPELCFVQMATLWNLPKLIELGFELCGAYDLSDNSYRTCAPLTSVEKLTAYANSLDKTHGKRKAIKALRYVANGSASSRETILTMLLTLPYRMGGYGLKQPLLNHRIDLGRRERRIAGKNYLVCDLYWPEAKLDVEYDGGNHEDPEQMLKDSMRRDALVSMGITVLTVTKWQLENGGSMNAIAHTVAEHTGKRLRYVDPDFTRANRQLRRDLLGF; encoded by the coding sequence ATGCCGTACGCGGCAGCGGCCGCCGCATGTGCGCCGGCCGAGCACGCGACCCCGGCCGCCGCGCGCGGGCCGACGCGCGCACCTCCGGCTCCCGTTCTACAGCAGATCGTCCTCGGCGTGGCACAGATTACACGCTATGCACGATTCTTCGACACTGCCATTTCTTTCGACCTGGGCTTTCTCTCTTTTCTTCCGATAACAAGCCTCAATAATCGTGCATACCGCGCAATCTCTGCCAACCGGCTTCCCATCTTGCTATCGACCACGTATCATGAGCCAATGGAGCCAACCCTATGTCATACATCCGCACTTGAATACTGGAGATCGGTTCGCATCGGCCAGCGAAGTTTTCGCGCCATCGAAGATACCCGACCGCTTCTCGACGAACCTCCCCGAAAAGGATCGCTTGCCGAACCGGGGCCATGGTGGCTCGAACGTCCTTTGCACGTGCTCGTACCGCACAACTCCGTTCGTCGAGCTTCGAACGAGGCCGTCAGTCATGTGGAAGGCGGAACGTTGCCGCCACGCTCGACCCTCGACTCTATGAACGGCTTCCGCGTATGCTCCCCGGAGTTGTGTTTCGTGCAAATGGCCACGTTATGGAATCTTCCGAAGCTTATCGAACTGGGCTTCGAGCTATGCGGAGCCTACGACCTCTCCGACAACTCCTACCGAACGTGCGCGCCGCTGACCAGCGTCGAAAAGCTTACCGCGTATGCAAACAGCCTCGACAAGACGCACGGCAAAAGGAAGGCAATCAAGGCGCTTCGCTATGTGGCGAACGGATCGGCCTCATCGCGCGAGACGATCCTGACGATGCTTCTCACGCTGCCGTACCGAATGGGAGGTTACGGCCTGAAGCAGCCGCTGCTCAACCATCGCATCGACTTGGGCAGGCGGGAACGGCGCATTGCCGGCAAGAACTACCTCGTGTGCGATTTGTACTGGCCTGAAGCGAAACTCGACGTCGAATACGACGGCGGAAACCACGAGGATCCAGAGCAGATGCTGAAGGACTCGATGAGACGAGATGCCCTGGTGTCGATGGGAATCACCGTGCTGACCGTCACGAAATGGCAACTCGAAAACGGCGGAAGCATGAACGCGATCGCGCACACCGTTGCCGAACACACCGGAAAGCGCCTTCGCTACGTCGATCCCGATTTCACGCGCGCCAACCGACAGCTTCGCCGCGATCTGCTCGGGTTCTGA
- the htpG gene encoding molecular chaperone HtpG — translation MRKFKTESKKLLDLMINSIYTNREIFLRELISNASDAVDKLYFRSLTDKDIQLSKDELGIRVAFDKDARTVTVSDSGLGMTKDELDRNLGTIAHSDSMEFKADNADAQGDDVDIIGQFGVGFYSAFMVASKVRVVSKAYGSDEAWAWESDGVEGYTIEEAQREGHGTDVILTLKDNTDDDNYDTFLSEFGLRNLIKRYSNYVRYPVQMEVSKTRELPKPEDAGDDYKPEYEDYTEVETINSMIPIWKRSKSEVTDEEYNEFYKTDFHDFTDPARTFSIHAEGALSYDALLFIPGRAPYDLYSKDFKKGLALYSSNVLIMEKCEELLPDHFNFVRGVVDSQDLQLNISRETLQHNSQLRAIAKKIEKKITSELKKMRDNDREEYEKFFENFGRGLEFGIYNSYGMLKDQLADLLLFYSAKQEKLVTLDEYLEAAPADQKAIYYAAGESVERLAKMPIVKTVLGKGYDVLLCTKDVDEFCFQSMMTYGAPAADGEDAPEPFELKNVASGDLDLASEEEKKEAEETTKDNEALFAAMKDALGDSVMKVAVSSRLTDAPACITAAGPVSLEMERIMAQMPDGGEGIKSERVLEVNAKHAVFDVLRAAQEAGDADKVKLYAELLYNQALLVEGLPIEDPVAYANAVTKLMA, via the coding sequence ATGCGCAAGTTCAAAACCGAGAGCAAGAAGCTGCTCGACCTCATGATCAACTCCATCTACACGAACCGCGAGATCTTCCTGCGCGAGCTCATCTCGAACGCGTCGGACGCGGTGGACAAGCTGTACTTCCGCAGCCTCACCGACAAGGACATCCAGCTGAGCAAGGACGAGCTGGGCATCCGCGTGGCGTTCGACAAGGACGCGCGCACCGTCACCGTGTCGGACAGCGGCCTGGGCATGACGAAGGACGAGCTCGACCGCAATCTGGGCACCATCGCGCACTCCGACAGCATGGAGTTCAAGGCCGACAACGCCGACGCCCAGGGCGACGACGTGGACATCATCGGCCAGTTCGGCGTGGGCTTCTACTCCGCGTTCATGGTGGCGTCGAAGGTGCGCGTCGTGTCGAAGGCGTACGGCAGCGACGAGGCCTGGGCCTGGGAAAGCGACGGCGTGGAGGGCTACACCATCGAGGAGGCCCAGCGCGAGGGCCACGGCACCGACGTCATCCTCACGCTGAAGGACAACACCGACGACGACAACTACGACACGTTCCTCAGCGAGTTCGGCTTGCGGAACCTCATCAAGCGCTACAGCAACTACGTGCGCTACCCCGTGCAGATGGAAGTGTCGAAGACGCGCGAGCTGCCCAAGCCCGAGGACGCCGGCGACGACTACAAACCCGAGTACGAGGATTACACCGAGGTCGAGACCATCAACTCGATGATCCCCATCTGGAAGCGCAGCAAGTCCGAGGTCACCGACGAGGAGTACAACGAGTTCTACAAGACCGACTTCCACGACTTCACCGACCCGGCGCGCACGTTCAGCATCCACGCCGAGGGCGCGCTCAGCTACGACGCGCTGCTGTTCATCCCCGGCCGCGCGCCGTACGACCTGTACAGCAAGGACTTCAAGAAGGGCCTGGCGCTGTACAGCTCCAACGTCCTGATCATGGAGAAGTGCGAGGAGCTGCTGCCCGACCACTTCAACTTCGTGCGCGGCGTGGTGGACAGCCAGGACCTGCAGCTGAACATCAGCCGCGAGACGCTGCAGCACAACAGCCAGCTGCGCGCCATCGCGAAGAAGATCGAGAAGAAGATCACGTCCGAGCTGAAGAAGATGCGCGACAACGATCGCGAGGAGTACGAGAAGTTCTTCGAGAACTTCGGTCGCGGCCTGGAGTTCGGCATCTACAACAGCTACGGCATGCTGAAGGACCAGCTGGCCGACCTGCTGCTGTTCTACTCGGCCAAGCAGGAGAAGCTGGTCACGCTGGACGAGTACCTGGAGGCCGCGCCGGCCGACCAGAAGGCCATCTATTACGCCGCCGGCGAGAGCGTCGAGCGCCTGGCCAAGATGCCCATCGTGAAGACGGTGCTGGGGAAGGGCTACGACGTGCTGCTGTGCACGAAGGACGTGGACGAGTTCTGCTTCCAGTCGATGATGACGTACGGTGCGCCCGCGGCCGACGGCGAGGATGCGCCGGAGCCGTTCGAGCTGAAGAACGTGGCGTCGGGCGACCTCGACCTGGCCTCCGAAGAGGAGAAGAAGGAAGCCGAGGAGACGACGAAGGACAACGAGGCCCTGTTCGCCGCTATGAAGGACGCGCTGGGCGACTCGGTGATGAAGGTGGCGGTGTCGTCACGCCTGACCGATGCTCCCGCTTGCATCACCGCGGCCGGTCCGGTGTCGCTGGAGATGGAGCGCATCATGGCACAGATGCCCGACGGCGGCGAGGGCATTAAGTCCGAGCGCGTGCTGGAAGTGAACGCGAAGCACGCGGTGTTCGACGTGCTGCGCGCCGCGCAGGAAGCCGGCGACGCCGACAAGGTGAAGCTGTACGCCGAGCTGCTGTACAACCAGGCGCTGCTGGTTGAGGGCCTGCCCATCGAGGATCCGGTAGCGTATGCGAACGCGGTGACCAAGCTGATGGCGTAA